A single genomic interval of Phycisphaerae bacterium harbors:
- a CDS encoding acyl-CoA thioesterase, translated as MMPRDTNAEGTIFGGVVLSLMDQAAYVEAIRQAHHRYVTVSFDEVEFHKPIYMGDVLSIYAHATKVGRTSITISVKVCARRRSEPDVDVHVTDGQVVFVAVDNGGTPVPVFAA; from the coding sequence ATGATGCCACGCGACACGAACGCGGAGGGCACCATTTTCGGCGGCGTGGTCCTCTCACTCATGGACCAAGCCGCATACGTCGAAGCCATCCGCCAGGCGCACCACCGCTACGTCACCGTCTCATTTGATGAAGTGGAGTTTCATAAGCCAATCTACATGGGCGACGTGCTCAGTATTTACGCTCACGCGACCAAGGTCGGCCGCACTTCGATCACGATCAGCGTCAAGGTCTGCGCGCGACGGCGGAGTGAGCCCGACGTCGATGTACACGTGACGGACGGGCAGGTGGTATTCGTTGCCGTGGATAACGGGGGTACACCGGTCCCCGTTTTTGCGGCGTAG